A single window of Chlamydiota bacterium DNA harbors:
- the rfaE1 gene encoding D-glycero-beta-D-manno-heptose-7-phosphate kinase, whose product MKKISRRKLERLLGRFEDARILVVGDLMLDRFVWGTVGRISPEAPVPVVEVTSESDVPGGSANVVNNISALGAKAHVCGIIGADRIGMALMERLTRGKIDPGGIISDPRRATTLKTRIVAHSQQVVRVDRESKTEVTEKDIARLLSYVRSVMDGLDAVIIEDYGKGLVTQRLVKELIRLARRHDTILAVDPKMGRRIDYRGITVMTPNRPEAYWLAGAEDRAGLEEVGGVLLDRLGCRGVLVTLGEQGMCLFQGGCAPTRIPTVAREVYDVSGAGDTVISTFTLALACGASMEEAATVANYAAGVVVGKVGTAVATRRELLEAMYP is encoded by the coding sequence GTGAAGAAGATCTCGAGACGTAAACTGGAGCGGCTCCTGGGGAGATTCGAGGACGCCCGGATCCTGGTGGTGGGCGACCTGATGCTCGACCGGTTCGTCTGGGGCACGGTGGGGCGCATCTCCCCCGAGGCGCCGGTCCCCGTGGTCGAGGTCACCTCGGAGTCCGACGTTCCCGGCGGATCCGCCAACGTCGTCAACAACATCTCCGCCCTCGGCGCCAAGGCGCACGTCTGCGGCATCATCGGCGCGGACCGGATCGGGATGGCGCTGATGGAGCGGCTCACCCGCGGGAAGATCGATCCCGGCGGCATCATCAGCGACCCCCGCCGCGCCACCACCCTGAAGACGCGCATCGTCGCGCACAGCCAGCAGGTGGTCAGGGTCGACCGCGAGAGCAAGACGGAGGTCACGGAGAAGGATATCGCGCGTCTCCTCTCCTACGTCCGGTCGGTCATGGACGGGCTCGACGCAGTCATCATCGAGGACTACGGCAAGGGGCTGGTGACCCAGCGGCTCGTCAAGGAGCTGATCCGCCTCGCCCGGCGGCACGACACGATCCTCGCGGTCGACCCCAAGATGGGGCGGCGCATCGACTACCGCGGGATCACCGTCATGACCCCCAACCGCCCCGAGGCGTACTGGCTCGCCGGGGCGGAGGACCGGGCGGGCCTCGAGGAGGTCGGCGGGGTTCTGCTCGACCGCCTCGGCTGCCGCGGGGTGCTCGTCACGCTCGGCGAGCAGGGGATGTGCCTCTTTCAGGGCGGCTGCGCGCCGACGCGCATCCCGACCGTGGCCCGCGAGGTCTACGACGTCTCCGGCGCCGGCGACACCGTCATCAGCACCTTCACCCTCGCCCTCGCCTGCGGCGCCTCGATGGAGGAGGCGGCGACGGTCGCCAACTACGCCGCGGGCGTCGTGGTGGGCAAGGTGGGGACGGCGGTCGCCACCCGGAGGGAGCTGCTCGAGGCGATGTACCCGTGA
- the gmhB gene encoding D-glycero-beta-D-manno-heptose 1,7-bisphosphate 7-phosphatase gives MKQAAVFLDRDGTLNHDPGYLGDAARFRFLPGAVDAVRRLKEAGYRVFVVSNQSGIARGFFDEEDLRRVHDRMAAGLREAGVALDGIFYCPHLPEARCRCRKPSPRMVLDAAARYDIDLARSYFVGDRRSDIETGIHAGCGTILVLTGAGEETQAELGAKRLSDHVAADLAAAADWILSRDPAR, from the coding sequence GTGAAACAGGCGGCGGTCTTCCTCGACCGGGACGGCACGCTCAATCACGACCCCGGCTACCTCGGCGACGCCGCGAGGTTCCGATTCCTCCCGGGCGCCGTCGACGCGGTCAGACGCCTGAAGGAAGCCGGCTACCGCGTCTTCGTCGTCAGCAACCAGTCGGGGATCGCGCGCGGCTTCTTCGACGAGGAGGACCTCCGCCGGGTGCACGACCGGATGGCGGCGGGCCTGCGGGAGGCGGGGGTCGCGCTCGACGGCATCTTCTACTGTCCGCACCTCCCCGAGGCCCGGTGCCGGTGCCGCAAGCCCTCGCCCCGGATGGTGCTCGACGCCGCGGCGCGGTACGATATCGACCTCGCGCGCTCGTACTTCGTCGGGGATCGGCGTTCGGACATCGAGACGGGGATACACGCGGGGTGCGGCACGATCCTCGTCCTGACCGGCGCGGGGGAGGAGACGCAGGCGGAGCTCGGGGCAAAGCGGCTCTCCGACCACGTCGCCGCCGACCTCGCCGCGGCCGCGGACTGGATCCTGTCGCGGGATCCCGCGCGGTGA